One Epinephelus lanceolatus isolate andai-2023 chromosome 17, ASM4190304v1, whole genome shotgun sequence genomic window carries:
- the vip gene encoding VIP peptides — MCKAMLQRTGPQLLFLIALCSVLYSRTLSLPYTSMRPARHADGLFTSGYSKLLGQLSARRYLESLIGKRVNDELMEEPVKRHSDAIFTDNYSRFRKQMAVKKYLNSVLTGKRSLEDPGTSDLEESRDEPNTFPESYDDINVDHLLNNFNLPL, encoded by the exons AT GTGTAAAGCAATGTTACAAAGGACCGGCCCCCAGCTGCTTTTCCTTATAGCCCTGTGCAGTGTGTTGTACTCCCGGACTTTGAGTCTGCCATACACATCCATGAG ACCGGCGAGACACGCAGACGGTCTGTTCACCAGCGGATACAGCAAACTCCTCGGACAGCTCTCAGCGCGGAGGTACCTGGAGTCTCTGATCGGAAAGCGGGTCAA TGACGAGCTGATGGAGGAGCCAGTGAAGCGCCACTCAGACGCCATCTTCACAGACAACTACAGCCGCTTCCGCAAACAGATGGCCGTCAAAAAGTACCTGAACTCAGTCTTAACAGGAAAGAGAAG CCTAGAAGATCCTGGAACCAGCGACCTGGAGGAGTCCAGGGACGAACCCAACACCTTCCCGGAGAGCTACGATGACATCAACGTAGATCACCTCCTAAACAACTTTAATCTG CCACTTTGA